One Thermoanaerobacter pseudethanolicus ATCC 33223 DNA window includes the following coding sequences:
- a CDS encoding Na+/H+ antiporter NhaC family protein: protein MENKFRISLITFLLILAITMTMVLVFHQPPYIPLFISYIITFAIVLINGFSPQELVNMSIDGFKKGINVMIILLLIGALVALWKQNGTLPALVYYASHFLKPQGFLLLSFITTSIISMILGTAVGTASTIGIVIMGLAHGFGYPLPIVAGAVISGSFIGDRTSPLAGNVILLSDMGEIEQYNVLKSLFKTAIPTYILTGLLYYLLSLHINISSPYTFDNLAAIILKNYKINFFLFLAPIMIITLAFFRIPTKINLSIAVLLSYFVSLLNGYNLIDSLKVIMMGNVSNIPEFKSFFSGGGMVSIFPMIGVVTFATALSGILEGTGIIKAVFKKAQKIKNPKIAYLVTMLLSTLMAVITCNQALSVILPSRIMLEVFRNLNVKSDMMVRAIADSGMILAGIIPWNLAAMFLSAVLGVKVIDYLPYAYLNLLFPILSILIVFIESNKQYSNVLMEEF from the coding sequence ATGGAAAACAAATTTAGAATCTCACTTATAACTTTTTTGTTAATTTTAGCCATAACCATGACAATGGTATTAGTTTTTCACCAACCTCCCTATATACCGCTTTTTATAAGCTATATAATAACCTTTGCTATTGTTTTGATAAACGGTTTTTCGCCTCAAGAACTTGTCAATATGTCAATTGATGGATTTAAAAAAGGTATAAATGTGATGATTATACTCCTTTTGATAGGAGCCCTAGTTGCCTTGTGGAAACAGAATGGAACGCTTCCGGCTCTTGTTTACTATGCCTCCCACTTTTTAAAACCACAAGGTTTTCTATTATTGTCTTTTATCACAACCTCTATTATCTCAATGATTTTAGGTACAGCTGTAGGAACCGCCAGTACTATTGGAATAGTAATAATGGGATTAGCCCATGGCTTTGGCTATCCTCTTCCAATAGTTGCTGGTGCAGTAATATCCGGTTCTTTTATAGGAGATAGGACCTCTCCCCTTGCAGGAAATGTCATTCTTCTGTCGGATATGGGAGAAATTGAGCAATACAATGTACTTAAATCTCTTTTTAAAACTGCAATTCCTACTTATATATTAACTGGTTTATTGTACTATCTTTTAAGTCTTCACATTAATATTTCTTCGCCCTACACTTTTGACAATCTTGCAGCTATAATTTTGAAAAATTATAAAATAAACTTCTTCTTGTTTTTAGCTCCTATAATGATTATAACCTTAGCTTTTTTTAGAATTCCTACAAAGATAAATCTTTCAATTGCTGTCCTTCTCTCCTACTTTGTCTCTTTACTAAATGGTTATAACCTTATAGATTCTTTAAAAGTCATTATGATGGGAAATGTATCTAATATTCCAGAATTTAAATCTTTCTTTTCAGGAGGAGGTATGGTTTCAATTTTCCCAATGATAGGAGTAGTAACCTTTGCTACCGCTCTTTCTGGAATATTAGAAGGGACAGGAATTATAAAAGCAGTTTTTAAAAAAGCTCAAAAAATTAAAAACCCTAAAATTGCCTATTTGGTCACAATGTTATTAAGCACTTTAATGGCAGTAATAACTTGCAATCAAGCCCTTTCTGTAATTTTACCTTCCCGCATAATGTTAGAAGTGTTTAGAAATCTTAACGTAAAAAGTGATATGATGGTAAGAGCAATAGCAGATTCAGGCATGATACTTGCCGGCATAATACCCTGGAATTTAGCAGCAATGTTTCTTTCTGCAGTTTTAGGAGTAAAAGTCATTGATTACCTTCCCTATGCTTATTTAAATCTATTATTCCCTATATTATCAATACTTATCGTGTTTATAGAAAGTAATAAACAATATAGCAATGTTCTAATGGAAGAATTTTAA
- a CDS encoding universal stress protein, with product MSEGFRRLTPEEALEIIKKQQRGKLKIFLGYAPGVGKTYAMLNEGNRRLKRGQDVVIGYVETHGRKETEAQIGNLEIIPRKKIEYHGMILEEMDTDAIIARKPEVVLIDELAHTNAPGSKHKKRYEDVEEILRHGINVITTLNIQHLESLNDVIQQITGVAVRETIPDSIVDNADEIVAVDLTPDALLNRLKRGDIYPVSKVDECLSNFFRKGNLNALRELMLRLTAEEVDIELEEYMKEHGITDTWETNEKIMVCITPNPLSKKLIRRGARRARRFKCDWVVVYVNCTHFLAPKLTEKDKEVLESHFMLAKQLGAEVYTLTGKSVSDELLKFAKQMHITQIIIGHSQRSRLQTFFRGSTVIKLIKKAKNIEIHVIPYK from the coding sequence ATGAGTGAAGGTTTTAGGAGGTTAACTCCTGAAGAAGCTTTAGAAATTATAAAAAAGCAACAGCGAGGAAAATTAAAAATATTCTTAGGATATGCTCCTGGTGTTGGAAAAACTTATGCAATGCTCAATGAAGGCAACAGGCGTCTTAAAAGAGGTCAAGATGTAGTAATAGGTTATGTGGAAACTCATGGAAGAAAAGAGACAGAAGCACAAATAGGAAATTTAGAAATAATCCCGCGAAAAAAAATTGAATACCACGGCATGATATTAGAAGAAATGGATACCGACGCCATAATTGCTCGTAAACCAGAAGTAGTTTTGATAGATGAATTGGCACATACGAATGCGCCTGGCTCTAAGCACAAAAAAAGATATGAAGATGTGGAAGAAATTTTACGCCATGGAATAAATGTAATTACAACACTTAACATCCAACATTTAGAAAGTTTAAATGACGTTATTCAACAAATCACAGGTGTTGCTGTAAGAGAAACAATCCCTGACAGCATAGTCGATAACGCAGATGAAATTGTTGCTGTAGATTTGACTCCTGATGCTTTGCTTAATCGATTAAAAAGAGGAGATATTTATCCAGTAAGCAAAGTCGATGAGTGTCTATCTAACTTTTTTAGAAAGGGAAATTTAAATGCTTTAAGAGAGTTAATGCTAAGACTTACCGCCGAAGAAGTAGATATAGAATTAGAAGAATATATGAAAGAGCATGGAATAACTGATACATGGGAAACAAATGAAAAAATAATGGTGTGTATAACACCAAATCCACTATCTAAAAAGCTTATAAGAAGGGGTGCAAGGAGAGCAAGAAGATTCAAATGTGATTGGGTAGTAGTGTATGTAAACTGTACACATTTTCTTGCACCTAAACTTACTGAAAAAGATAAAGAAGTTTTAGAAAGCCATTTTATGTTAGCAAAACAATTAGGAGCAGAAGTCTACACATTGACAGGAAAAAGCGTGTCTGATGAGCTTTTAAAATTTGCAAAGCAAATGCACATTACACAAATAATAATAGGGCATTCTCAAAGGTCAAGACTGCAAACCTTTTTTAGAGGTTCTACTGTTATAAAGTTAATTAAAAAAGCAAAAAATATAGAAATTCACGTAATACCTTATAAATAA